Proteins co-encoded in one Acipenser ruthenus chromosome 3, fAciRut3.2 maternal haplotype, whole genome shotgun sequence genomic window:
- the LOC117435771 gene encoding brain acid soluble protein 1 homolog translates to MGGKLSKKKKGYNVNDEKAKDKDNKAEGATAEEGEAQKENKEEIPAAEETKEGTDEKTDKDSKPDANQTDAEAESKEEPSKTEEEKTAANSEPKAEPPQSTEQAIPKQEEQKSATPAVSPPASEVPAPAPAVSEPSADVKAQAPAPPIAVSKAEEKSASKDEVQAKKTEAPAAPVAQEAKSEAPAPEPKPTEAAPAAAATASAPPPKEAPAKEVAPSSTPVATDSAVPAQEVKASEAPLANQDKTVAVQE, encoded by the coding sequence ATGGGAGGCAAGCTGAGCAAGAAGAAGAAGGGCTATAATGTAAACGACGAGAAAGCAAAAGACAAGGACAATAAGGCTGAAGGGGCAACAGCGGAAGAAGGAGAGGCACAGAAAGAGAACAAGGAGGAGATCCCAGCAGCAGAGGAGACTAAAGAAGGAACAGATGAGAAAACAGATAAAGACTCCAAGCCTGATGCCAACCAGACAGATGCCGAGGCCGAGAGCAAGGAGGAGCCATCTAAGACTGAGGAAGAGAAGACAGCCGCCAATTCTGAGCCAAAGGCTGAGCCCCCTCAGAGTACAGAGCAGGCCATACCCAAGCAGGAAGAGCAGAAGTCGGCAACTCCTGCAGTATCTCCACCAGCTAGCGAGgtccctgcccctgcccctgctgttTCAGAGCCTAGTGCAGATGTGAAAGCCCAAGCTCCTGCACCACCCATTGCAGTGAGCAAAGCAGAAGAGAAGAGTGCCAGTAAGGATGAGGTCCAGGCCAAAAAGACTGAGGCCCCCGCTGCCCCAGTAGCCCAGGAAGCTAAAAGTGAGGCACCAGCCCCAGAGCCAAAGCCCAcggaagcagctcctgctgcagctgcCACTGCCTCAGCTCCTCCTCCCAAGGAGGCCCCAGCCAAGGAAGTAGCACCCAGTTCAACCCCTGTAGCCACCGACAGTGCCGTCCCAGCACAGGAGGTTAAAGCTTCAGAGGCTCCCCTTGCTAACCAGGATAAAACCGTAGCAGTTCAAGAATAA